In Candidatus Dormiibacterota bacterium, one DNA window encodes the following:
- a CDS encoding AMP-binding protein, whose translation MLEHSGDPRIDFQWDVPATFNFARDVIDRLAREDRAGLIFIDAQGVRTSYTFAQISDASMRYARALADSNIGHGDRVIVSLPKVPQWLFVMLALDRLGAVAIPCAEQLRAKDLLFRANHAGAVALVADRSNYAEAEQMRGAAKQLQSLLLVGGSADRWIDLDALAASADPLAGVETRSADWAYIVYTSGTTKDPKGVVHDRAYTFAKRMQARYWLDATPDDLVWSTAATGWAKSLWNVLLGPWSCGSTIVLHEGAFDPAQRLDLIEELGVTILCQAPTEYRLEAKLEDLATRWRFPKLRHCVSAGEPLNPEVIERWKSAFGLTILDGYGQTENSLLVANLPGDAVRPGSMGRPTPGHDVHVVNEDGAICTPGETGDIGLRGNPPTLFKGYLHSDEETQQSYRGEWYLTGDRASVDEDGYFWFVGRADDVISSGAYRIGPFEVESALLEHPAVSESAVVGSPDADRGNIVKAFVVLRKGFDPSAELVRELQAHCKRVTAPYKYPREIEFVDELPKTRSGKIRRVELRQRELERKGANRASGFV comes from the coding sequence ATGCTCGAGCATAGCGGCGATCCGCGTATCGACTTCCAATGGGACGTTCCTGCGACGTTCAACTTCGCACGCGACGTCATCGACCGGCTCGCGCGGGAAGATCGCGCCGGCCTCATCTTTATCGACGCCCAGGGCGTACGAACGTCCTACACCTTCGCCCAAATATCCGATGCGTCCATGCGGTACGCCCGCGCGCTTGCGGACAGCAATATCGGCCACGGCGACCGTGTCATCGTTTCGCTTCCGAAGGTTCCGCAGTGGCTCTTCGTCATGCTCGCACTCGATCGCTTGGGTGCCGTGGCCATTCCGTGCGCGGAGCAATTGCGCGCAAAGGATCTGCTCTTCCGCGCCAATCATGCCGGCGCCGTCGCACTCGTTGCCGACCGAAGCAATTACGCCGAAGCCGAGCAGATGCGCGGCGCCGCCAAACAGTTGCAGTCGCTCCTCTTGGTGGGCGGCAGCGCCGACCGATGGATCGATCTCGACGCACTCGCCGCAAGCGCCGACCCGCTGGCCGGCGTGGAAACGCGCAGCGCCGATTGGGCTTACATCGTCTATACGAGCGGAACGACCAAAGACCCCAAAGGCGTCGTTCACGATCGCGCGTACACGTTTGCCAAACGCATGCAAGCGCGCTACTGGCTCGATGCGACGCCGGACGATCTCGTCTGGTCCACCGCTGCCACCGGTTGGGCGAAATCGCTCTGGAACGTGCTGCTCGGCCCGTGGTCGTGCGGTAGCACCATCGTGCTGCACGAAGGCGCCTTCGACCCCGCCCAACGACTCGATCTGATCGAGGAACTCGGCGTCACGATTCTCTGCCAAGCGCCCACCGAGTACCGCTTGGAGGCCAAGCTCGAGGACTTAGCGACGCGCTGGAGGTTCCCCAAACTGCGCCATTGCGTCAGCGCCGGAGAGCCGCTCAATCCAGAAGTGATCGAACGCTGGAAAAGCGCCTTCGGCCTAACGATTCTCGACGGCTACGGCCAAACCGAGAACTCGCTGCTCGTCGCAAATTTACCGGGTGACGCGGTACGCCCCGGCTCGATGGGCCGCCCCACGCCCGGACACGACGTACACGTCGTCAATGAAGACGGCGCGATATGCACGCCCGGCGAAACCGGCGACATCGGCCTACGCGGCAATCCTCCAACGCTCTTCAAAGGCTACCTCCACAGCGACGAAGAGACGCAGCAAAGCTATCGTGGCGAGTGGTACCTCACCGGCGACCGCGCAAGCGTCGACGAAGACGGTTATTTCTGGTTCGTCGGACGCGCCGACGACGTTATCAGCTCGGGCGCGTATCGCATCGGTCCGTTCGAAGTCGAGAGCGCGCTGCTCGAACACCCGGCCGTATCGGAATCGGCCGTAGTCGGCAGCCCCGACGCGGATCGCGGCAACATCGTCAAAGCGTTCGTCGTCCTGCGCAAGGGCTTCGATCCAAGCGCCGAGCTCGTGCGAGAATTGCAGGCTCATTGCAAACGCGTCACCGCTCCGTACAAATATCCACGCGAAATCGAATTCGTCGACGAACTTCCGAAAACGCGCTCCGGAAAAATCCGCCGCGTCGAGCTCCGCCAACGCGAACTCGAACGCAAAGGCGCCAACCGCGCCAGCGGCTTCGTATAA